Within the Aspergillus luchuensis IFO 4308 DNA, chromosome 5, nearly complete sequence genome, the region TCGTATCGTTTATACATTGCAGATCGAATGATCCGGTCTTCCCATCGAATCCTCGATCTTGCATAGTAACAATAACCCATCGACATCCGGCGAGTGACTTACCACCTTTACCGACGAGGTTGACTAGGAAGTTTAAGATACGCAAAAGGACAATTTCAGGTGCTGATCTAGCCTGCCATTTTCTAGAACTATACTTTTATCGAAGTTCATCAACGAAATTGCTGTTTGATCTTTGTTTAACCCACTCCGTCAGCCGGAAGGATTGCTTCGGATGCCGACTCAAAAGCCGGAGTGTGTGCGACCGAGGGCTTTTCGCCGAAGAGTTCAGGTAGTGGCTCACTTTTGACACACTTGGACGCTGCTATCGTGGTTTCGGTGATTAACCATCGCCGAGGAATACGATATGACGCAAGGGGCGGGATCAACGAATAATTTCCGTGCTGTATCGCTGTTACACACCGATGGCTGGCATGCTCTTTGGCAGGCTACTGTTCCGACAAGGATAGCCCGAATCGCAGGCCACGAGAGTCCAAAGTAACGTCTCTGGTATTGCCCCCGCAGTGGACCTGGGATCATCACTTCTCCGGGGGCACTGACTGTGTTCATGAttatagtatgtatgtactacATCCCACACGGTTTGGATGCCGAGATCATATAACCCGACCTCCCAGAGATAGATACTCCGGGTCGGACGATACCAGGGGTGGCATTTAGCATCAGCATGCCTTGTTTTAAAGCCCGCGGTGTCCACTTGGCCTTGCTATGCTGGCATCTGCACCTGTAGTGGGGGCGGTCTTCCTACCAACGCTGCATGTTATTCCTCCTTGGAGTTCATCTTCTcacatctcctcctccaagaaTTGCCTCTAAGAAAGCCTGCAACCATGCCCCGGATACTCTGCCTCCACGGCAAAGGCACCAGTGGTGCAATCTTCAAGTCTCAAACGTGTTGGTTCTACGACCACTCCTCAGTTTAGTCACCTCTCAGCTAACTTGGCTTGTTCTCCTTAGCTGCGCTGCGCGCTCGATTATCTGACCTTCAAATCGACTTTGAATTTGTCGATGGGTTTTACTCCTCCGATCCGGCTCCAGGGATCGACCTCTTCTACCCACCCCCTTACTACTCCTTCTGGGAGCAAGACAATATCGAAGCCGTCTTCCACAGTCGCGACTGGCTCGTGAACTACCTAAGAACCAATGGCCCGTACGATGCCCTCATGATGTTTTCGCAGGGATGCGCTGTCGGATCATCCACCGCCCTTCTTCATTTGCTCGAAGAGCCAAATCAGCCCTTGCCCTTCAAAGCTGCCATCTTTATCTGTGCGGGAGTGCCACTACGCGTGTTGGAAAAGGTGGGGTATAAGATTGCCCCCGAGGTCTGGGACAAGGACATTGTGACTCGGAAGGCACTGGCAGCGCAGGCGGACTCCTCGGCGATCTTGTCGCAGGGCTCGATGCGTTGGcagggggagaaggggattaGTGCGTCTGAAGCGGATATCCGGAAGGAAATTGCGCCTTCAAATGTCCAGATCGACATCCCGACGGTGCATATATACGGTGATAAGGACCCGCGATGGTCAGCTGGCATTCAGTTATCCCAAGCGTGTAATGCAACCAAGAGGAGAATGTATAATCATGGCGGAGGACACGAAGTCCCTCGTACGAACGAGGTGACTACCGGTATGGCCGAGCTGGTGAGATGGGCACTGCGTGAGGCCGCGGTGATTGATGAGTAAACAACCTG harbors:
- a CDS encoding putative EF-hand calcium-binding domain protein (COG:S;~EggNog:ENOG410PNU4;~InterPro:IPR005645,IPR029058;~PFAM:PF03959;~antiSMASH:Cluster_5.10) yields the protein MPRILCLHGKGTSGAIFKSQTSALRARLSDLQIDFEFVDGFYSSDPAPGIDLFYPPPYYSFWEQDNIEAVFHSRDWLVNYLRTNGPYDALMMFSQGCAVGSSTALLHLLEEPNQPLPFKAAIFICAGVPLRVLEKVGYKIAPEVWDKDIVTRKALAAQADSSAILSQGSMRWQGEKGISASEADIRKEIAPSNVQIDIPTVHIYGDKDPRWSAGIQLSQACNATKRRMYNHGGGHEVPRTNEVTTGMAELVRWALREAAVIDE